In Halopseudomonas xinjiangensis, a single genomic region encodes these proteins:
- a CDS encoding polysaccharide pyruvyl transferase family protein, translated as MYVEVRKAGFVNKGAELMLHAVLQQLAERYPDAKRVMEPGRPASPYPYAKRSELGLYQKAWLWRKGVPFGDLARLVPAGIREQYGVVLDSEIDVVLDAAGFAYSDQWGPELSEELARSARRWHARGTKVILLPQAFGPFTDQRSKDAVKAFVEHCDLIYTREQISYEHLTGVVGEMDKIRLSPDFTNLVEGVVPKDFDAGRNRVCLVPNYRMLDKTDNSVAGGYVPFMQRVAKMLSERGAQPFLLVHEGENDYRLAQQIAEAGGGLPIIQESDPLKIKGILGQCQGTVGSRFHGLVSALSQGVPSLATGWSHKYRMLFADYGFEEGVLNIDISDADLAGALNHITDPQRHAQLSAQLNDHSSALKEKSHAMWREVFGVMDRCRAAQSAVASREPTPA; from the coding sequence ATGTATGTAGAAGTCCGCAAGGCCGGTTTCGTCAACAAGGGTGCAGAACTGATGCTGCACGCGGTTTTACAACAGCTGGCAGAACGTTACCCGGATGCCAAGCGGGTAATGGAGCCGGGTCGCCCTGCCAGTCCGTATCCCTACGCCAAGCGCTCCGAACTCGGTCTCTACCAGAAAGCCTGGCTTTGGCGCAAAGGAGTCCCCTTCGGTGATCTGGCGCGTCTGGTGCCCGCCGGAATACGTGAACAGTACGGTGTAGTCCTCGACAGCGAGATCGATGTTGTGCTCGATGCGGCTGGCTTCGCCTATAGCGACCAGTGGGGGCCTGAGCTGTCCGAGGAGCTGGCACGGTCGGCGCGGCGTTGGCACGCGCGTGGCACCAAAGTCATCCTCCTACCTCAGGCTTTCGGTCCTTTCACGGATCAGCGCAGCAAGGACGCGGTCAAGGCCTTCGTCGAGCATTGTGACCTGATCTATACCCGCGAGCAGATCTCGTACGAACATCTGACCGGTGTAGTGGGGGAGATGGACAAGATTCGTCTCAGCCCAGACTTCACCAATCTGGTCGAAGGCGTGGTGCCGAAGGATTTCGATGCCGGGCGCAACCGGGTCTGCCTGGTGCCCAACTACCGCATGCTCGACAAGACCGACAACAGCGTTGCGGGCGGCTACGTGCCTTTCATGCAACGGGTGGCGAAGATGTTATCCGAACGCGGCGCGCAGCCGTTCCTTCTGGTACACGAGGGCGAGAACGATTACCGCCTGGCTCAGCAAATTGCCGAAGCCGGTGGCGGACTTCCGATCATTCAGGAATCGGACCCGCTCAAGATCAAGGGTATCCTCGGACAGTGCCAGGGCACGGTTGGTAGTCGCTTCCATGGCCTGGTCAGTGCCTTGTCACAGGGGGTGCCGTCCCTGGCGACCGGTTGGAGCCACAAGTACCGGATGTTGTTTGCCGACTACGGGTTCGAGGAAGGCGTTCTGAATATCGATATTTCAGACGCCGATCTCGCCGGCGCATTGAACCACATCACCGACCCGCAACGTCACGCGCAGCTCTCCGCCCAGCTCAACGATCACTCTTCTGCGCTCAAGGAAAAATCCCATGCGATGTGGCGCGAGGTGTTCGGCGTCATGGATCGTTGCCGGGCTGCTCAATCAGCCGTAGCCAGCAGGGAACCGACGCCCGCCTGA
- a CDS encoding flippase encodes MGSGKTSELRKYLFNSGWLLLDKILMLGAGLAASLIVARFLGPEDFGYLNYALALVALLQIVCHLGMTGLLVKELRVRPEEEDRILSSVFVLKVGAAVLAYGLMLLIWFADDDHRMAVLPLVGIMLIFTPFEMLNDWFQSRVKAKYAAVAGMVGQIGGSSLKIIAAVAGFGLVAVAAAHVSIIVITVVLLSFFAFRLKRGFRFDFSWSLSKELLGKSFLIFLGSLSAVIYLKVDQIMLQHLVGDSAVGQYAAAAKLSEAWYILPQVLMASIFPKIIDISHGDKSKFNDFLQVTFDLLFLAALGLSLFVFLFSDLIIAVLYGEAYSEAAMVLSIHIFASVFVFMRALFSKWIILEEVFIFSLITQGLGAFSNVLLNYWLIQSHGAVGAAIATLVSYSIASYFSLLLSKKTRGIFWMMTRSIFLHAFLSVPAQIRNFRRS; translated from the coding sequence ATGGGTAGCGGAAAAACCAGCGAATTACGGAAATACCTGTTCAACTCTGGCTGGCTGTTACTCGACAAAATTCTGATGCTTGGGGCTGGGTTAGCCGCCAGTCTGATCGTGGCACGCTTCCTCGGCCCCGAGGATTTCGGCTATCTCAATTACGCTCTGGCGCTTGTCGCTCTTTTACAGATTGTTTGTCATCTCGGCATGACCGGACTGCTGGTCAAGGAACTGAGGGTCCGTCCCGAAGAGGAGGATCGTATCCTCTCGTCGGTATTCGTGCTGAAAGTCGGCGCTGCAGTGTTGGCTTACGGTCTGATGCTGCTGATCTGGTTCGCTGACGATGATCACCGCATGGCCGTCCTGCCCCTGGTCGGGATAATGCTGATTTTCACGCCATTCGAGATGCTCAACGACTGGTTTCAATCGCGGGTCAAAGCCAAATACGCGGCCGTGGCGGGCATGGTAGGGCAGATCGGCGGCAGCTCGCTCAAAATCATTGCAGCGGTGGCCGGGTTCGGCCTGGTAGCTGTCGCAGCTGCACACGTATCGATCATCGTGATTACCGTCGTACTGTTGTCGTTCTTCGCGTTTCGTCTCAAGCGCGGCTTCCGATTCGACTTCTCGTGGTCTTTGAGCAAAGAGTTACTGGGCAAAAGCTTCCTGATTTTTCTTGGCTCGCTCTCAGCGGTGATCTATCTGAAGGTCGATCAGATCATGCTTCAACATTTGGTGGGCGACAGCGCTGTGGGCCAGTACGCGGCTGCAGCGAAGCTGTCCGAAGCCTGGTATATCCTTCCTCAAGTCCTGATGGCTTCCATATTCCCGAAAATCATCGATATCAGCCATGGTGACAAGAGCAAGTTCAACGATTTCTTGCAGGTCACATTCGACTTGCTGTTTCTTGCGGCTCTAGGCTTGTCGCTTTTCGTTTTCCTCTTCTCTGACCTGATCATCGCCGTGCTGTATGGTGAGGCGTATTCAGAAGCAGCGATGGTACTGTCCATCCATATTTTCGCTTCGGTTTTCGTGTTCATGCGAGCGCTGTTCAGCAAGTGGATCATTCTTGAAGAGGTTTTCATTTTTTCCCTGATCACCCAGGGTCTGGGTGCCTTCAGCAACGTCCTGCTGAACTACTGGCTGATCCAATCCCACGGCGCTGTGGGCGCAGCCATTGCCACGCTCGTCTCGTATTCGATAGCAAGTTATTTCAGCCTGTTACTTTCCAAGAAAACTCGCGGAATATTCTGGATGATGACTCGAAGCATCTTTCTGCATGCGTTTTTAAGCGTCCCCGCCCAGATTCGTAATTTCAGGAGGTCATGA
- a CDS encoding Coenzyme F420 hydrogenase/dehydrogenase, beta subunit C-terminal domain, with amino-acid sequence MSIVEEKVIPGGLCIGCGACAYLAPDKYHIGFDEFGMLQASADKQAQDNDAVDTACPFTSAGKDETTLAREIFGESMPGHEYVGKYLECYIGNVSAGQFREFGSSGGMGKWLLTELLSGGHVDYVVQVAAGDKAELYEYRIFDNAEAVIDGSKSAYYPVTLYEALQRIKAQPGTYAVTAVPCFAKMLRNLTETDDVLKNRIKYVAGIICGHLKSTAFAEALGWQLGVEPNDLAGIDFRGKIPNRQANDKGVIATDRSGKLSQMRSSKELFGGNWGYNFFKYKACDYCDDVIVETADIAIGDAWLPAYMKDHKGNSVVVVRNKALHDIIEAARADGRLDLTPAAPEDVVESQLGGIRHRNEGLAVRLHDSQAAGEWYPKKRVEPSDELNDARKSIYRTRVELRDQSHIAFSEAKRRGDFEHFRNEMNPLIKKLNYKPFPRKVAGFLYRKFKEML; translated from the coding sequence ATGAGTATCGTTGAAGAAAAGGTAATTCCTGGCGGACTATGCATCGGATGCGGGGCGTGTGCCTACCTCGCGCCGGATAAGTACCACATCGGCTTCGACGAATTTGGCATGTTGCAAGCTTCCGCTGACAAGCAGGCGCAGGATAACGACGCAGTCGACACAGCCTGCCCATTCACGTCGGCCGGCAAAGACGAAACGACACTGGCCCGCGAGATCTTTGGCGAATCGATGCCGGGCCACGAATACGTTGGCAAGTATCTGGAGTGCTACATCGGCAATGTCTCCGCGGGCCAGTTCAGGGAATTCGGCAGCTCCGGCGGCATGGGTAAATGGTTGCTCACGGAATTGCTTTCCGGAGGGCATGTGGATTACGTGGTTCAGGTGGCCGCTGGCGACAAGGCGGAGCTTTACGAATACCGGATATTCGATAATGCAGAAGCGGTCATCGACGGTTCCAAATCAGCCTACTATCCGGTCACGCTGTACGAAGCGCTCCAGAGGATCAAAGCGCAGCCGGGCACCTACGCGGTTACGGCTGTGCCATGCTTTGCAAAGATGCTCAGAAACCTGACCGAAACCGACGATGTGCTCAAAAACCGTATTAAGTATGTGGCCGGGATCATCTGCGGTCATTTGAAGTCGACTGCTTTCGCAGAAGCACTCGGATGGCAGCTAGGCGTTGAGCCAAACGATTTGGCCGGCATCGATTTTCGCGGCAAGATTCCCAATCGACAGGCCAACGATAAAGGCGTGATCGCGACCGACAGGAGCGGCAAGCTTTCGCAAATGCGCTCTTCCAAGGAGCTGTTTGGCGGAAACTGGGGTTACAACTTTTTCAAATATAAAGCCTGTGATTATTGCGACGACGTCATCGTGGAGACGGCAGATATCGCGATTGGTGATGCCTGGTTGCCCGCGTACATGAAGGATCACAAGGGCAACAGTGTCGTAGTGGTTCGTAACAAGGCCTTGCACGACATCATCGAAGCTGCTCGAGCCGACGGCCGGCTCGATCTGACCCCGGCAGCACCGGAAGACGTCGTCGAGTCTCAGCTGGGTGGGATCCGTCATCGGAACGAGGGGCTGGCAGTGCGCCTGCACGACAGCCAAGCCGCGGGCGAGTGGTATCCGAAAAAGCGCGTCGAACCCTCGGACGAACTGAACGATGCTCGAAAGTCGATCTATCGCACACGCGTCGAGCTGCGGGATCAGTCCCACATCGCTTTTTCCGAGGCCAAGCGACGCGGCGATTTTGAGCATTTCAGAAACGAAATGAACCCGCTTATCAAAAAACTCAATTACAAACCGTTCCCGCGCAAAGTGGCAGGATTTCTATACAGGAAATTCAAGGAAATGCTCTGA
- a CDS encoding ArnT family glycosyltransferase, with amino-acid sequence MRSSRATDLLWVAALALLMIGAGLGLRQPQNVDEERFLGVALEMMQNHSWLIPHRAGEIYPDKPPLFMWAVAFFTWLTGLPHVALYLPALLAGIITSLCLYDLGWRLWNRQTGVIAVLLYLASYQTYSIHRTGQIDGFLSLWIAIGLYGMVRHLLLGPAWRWYYVGCFAMGLGVISKGVGFLPILMLIPYAFAVRRGWMPVVPMPGNAARWLLGIGCMLLAVSIWLVPLLLSVYLAQAPESIAYVKEILFKQTAERYVNAWHHPEPFWFFFVEVIPKYWLPIFLALPWLIPAWYRELRRRDARLLLLLGWVVLVLLFFSLSTGKRKIYIYPALPALVLATAPLVPMLLQRWFGQRPRLRRIAIWIAGVWFALWCARGFVEPLVEGANPHEEVMHEAAERSAGAPLAIIHWREGHWLFARQPIVHFRFASGAGSDPLVGWLRQNPEGYGLVPASELDVCFDRDQAASLGETSRADWFLVSAAADSGRCEGRLADETYRFRWE; translated from the coding sequence ATGAGGTCTAGCCGTGCGACCGATTTGCTCTGGGTCGCTGCGCTAGCGTTACTGATGATCGGAGCAGGGCTGGGTCTGCGTCAGCCGCAGAACGTCGATGAAGAACGCTTCCTTGGCGTGGCTCTGGAAATGATGCAGAACCACTCCTGGCTTATTCCGCATCGCGCCGGAGAAATCTATCCTGACAAGCCGCCGCTGTTCATGTGGGCTGTCGCTTTCTTCACCTGGTTGACCGGCCTGCCGCACGTCGCCCTGTATCTGCCGGCTTTACTGGCGGGAATCATCACCAGCCTATGTCTTTACGATCTCGGTTGGCGCCTGTGGAACCGGCAGACTGGGGTGATCGCCGTGCTGTTGTATCTGGCGAGCTACCAGACTTACAGCATTCACCGTACCGGGCAGATCGATGGGTTTCTCTCGCTGTGGATCGCCATCGGTTTGTACGGCATGGTCCGGCATCTGCTGCTTGGTCCTGCCTGGCGCTGGTATTACGTAGGTTGCTTCGCGATGGGCCTGGGGGTCATAAGCAAGGGCGTGGGCTTTCTGCCCATTCTCATGTTGATCCCGTATGCATTTGCCGTACGCCGCGGCTGGATGCCAGTTGTGCCGATGCCGGGCAATGCTGCGCGCTGGTTGCTGGGAATCGGATGCATGTTGCTGGCAGTCAGTATCTGGTTGGTACCGTTATTGCTTTCGGTGTATCTCGCCCAGGCGCCGGAGAGCATCGCCTATGTGAAGGAAATTCTGTTCAAGCAGACGGCGGAGCGGTATGTCAACGCCTGGCATCATCCTGAACCCTTCTGGTTTTTCTTCGTGGAAGTTATTCCTAAGTACTGGCTACCCATCTTCCTCGCGCTGCCCTGGCTGATCCCGGCCTGGTACCGCGAGTTGCGCCGGCGCGACGCGCGTCTGCTGTTGCTTCTGGGCTGGGTAGTGCTGGTGCTGTTGTTCTTCTCGCTCAGCACGGGCAAGCGCAAGATCTATATCTACCCGGCCTTGCCCGCGCTGGTTCTGGCAACTGCGCCTCTGGTGCCGATGCTGTTGCAGCGCTGGTTCGGCCAGCGGCCGCGGCTGCGCCGCATCGCGATCTGGATTGCCGGGGTCTGGTTTGCATTGTGGTGTGCCAGAGGCTTCGTCGAGCCGCTGGTTGAAGGAGCCAACCCTCATGAGGAGGTCATGCATGAGGCGGCCGAGCGCAGCGCCGGCGCACCCCTGGCGATCATCCACTGGCGCGAAGGTCATTGGCTGTTCGCCCGGCAGCCGATCGTCCATTTCCGATTCGCCAGCGGCGCCGGTTCGGACCCGTTGGTAGGCTGGCTACGCCAAAATCCCGAAGGCTACGGGCTCGTACCTGCCTCGGAGCTGGACGTCTGCTTTGATCGTGACCAGGCAGCCAGTCTGGGCGAAACGTCCCGGGCGGACTGGTTCCTGGTCAGCGCTGCTGCTGATTCAGGCCGCTGCGAGGGACGTCTCGCAGATGAGACCTATCGCTTTCGATGGGAGTGA
- a CDS encoding lipid-A-disaccharide synthase N-terminal domain-containing protein — protein sequence MAKETLWLAVGFAGQLAFTGRFALQWLYSEYKKRSIIPLGFWYLSLVGSALLLAYAIYRRDPVFIVGQSFGFIVYIRNLQLIRKRHQLEQSRAEGRDEV from the coding sequence ATGGCCAAAGAGACACTATGGCTTGCGGTCGGGTTCGCCGGGCAGCTGGCTTTCACCGGTCGTTTCGCCTTGCAGTGGCTGTATAGCGAATACAAGAAACGCAGCATTATCCCGCTCGGCTTCTGGTATCTCAGCCTGGTGGGAAGTGCGTTGTTGCTCGCCTACGCAATCTATCGGCGCGATCCGGTATTCATCGTCGGGCAATCCTTCGGCTTCATCGTGTATATCCGCAATCTGCAATTGATTCGAAAGCGTCACCAGTTGGAGCAGAGCCGTGCGGAGGGCCGCGATGAGGTCTAG
- a CDS encoding glycosyltransferase family 2 protein — MHNTIDVSVLIPAKNEAANLGPLLAEIQAALSGERYEVIVVDDGSTDGTLDALTALRQAGFHELRILSHRVSLGQSTSIYHAAHKANGRWLATLDGDGQNDPADIPGMLACVRDGDGASSEIKLVAGHRVHRQDTASKRWASRFANGLRRRLLRDATPDTGCGIKLIERRAFLALPYFDHMHRFIPALIQRHGGKMLVHPVNHRPRGAGTSKYGNLDRALVGILDLVGVWWLIRRTRLEVTPVEYEGEA, encoded by the coding sequence ATGCACAACACGATCGATGTCTCGGTACTGATTCCTGCGAAAAACGAAGCTGCCAACCTTGGTCCGCTGCTGGCGGAGATCCAGGCCGCACTCAGTGGGGAGCGGTACGAGGTGATCGTCGTCGACGATGGGAGCACTGACGGTACGCTTGATGCGTTGACCGCGCTCCGGCAGGCCGGTTTCCACGAACTGCGCATACTCAGCCACCGGGTTTCCCTTGGCCAGAGCACGTCGATCTACCATGCCGCCCATAAGGCTAACGGGCGCTGGCTGGCCACGCTCGATGGCGACGGGCAGAACGACCCGGCCGACATCCCCGGGATGCTTGCGTGCGTACGCGACGGCGACGGCGCTTCGTCAGAGATCAAACTGGTGGCCGGGCATCGCGTCCACCGCCAGGACACAGCCAGCAAACGCTGGGCCTCGCGATTTGCCAATGGCCTGCGTCGCAGATTGCTGCGTGACGCGACGCCGGATACCGGCTGCGGCATCAAGTTGATCGAGCGTCGGGCGTTTCTCGCTTTGCCGTATTTCGACCATATGCATCGCTTCATACCCGCGCTGATTCAGCGTCACGGTGGAAAGATGCTGGTTCATCCAGTCAACCACCGGCCTCGGGGTGCCGGTACATCGAAGTACGGCAATCTTGATCGCGCACTGGTCGGCATCCTGGATCTTGTCGGCGTCTGGTGGTTGATCCGGCGGACCCGTCTAGAGGTAACGCCGGTCGAATACGAAGGGGAGGCGTGA
- a CDS encoding NAD-dependent epimerase, whose amino-acid sequence MKVLVTGVAGFIGFHTARRLCAEGYDVVGLDNLNDYYSVELKRARLNELEALAQFSFYLIDIADPAALLALFADHRFDRVIHLAAQAGVRYSLDNPTAYVQSNLIGFVNLLEACRAFPCEHLVYASSSSVYGMSAKLPFSTDDVVSKPASFYAATKSANELMAYTYAHLYGLPVSGLRFFTVYGPWGRPDMALFKFTRSILDGQPIDIYNNGAMSRDFTYIDDIVEGIFRLQALPPAGRAEAIDQAPARVINIGRGSPVRLLDFVDYLEKALDRPAVKRFLPLQPGDIPETCADVSDIAELTGWQPSTTLEQGLAEFVGWYRSYYAI is encoded by the coding sequence ATGAAAGTCCTGGTCACCGGCGTAGCCGGTTTTATCGGCTTTCACACAGCCAGGCGGCTGTGTGCGGAAGGCTATGACGTCGTCGGGCTCGACAATCTCAATGATTACTACAGTGTCGAGCTCAAGCGGGCACGTCTCAACGAGCTCGAAGCACTAGCGCAGTTCAGTTTCTACCTGATCGATATCGCCGACCCGGCCGCGCTCCTGGCCCTCTTCGCCGACCATCGCTTCGATCGAGTGATCCATCTGGCCGCGCAGGCTGGGGTGCGCTATTCCCTCGACAACCCCACCGCGTACGTGCAGTCGAACCTCATCGGATTCGTCAATCTGCTCGAAGCCTGTCGGGCGTTTCCCTGTGAGCACCTGGTATACGCTTCGAGCAGTTCGGTCTATGGCATGAGTGCGAAGCTCCCGTTCTCGACCGACGATGTCGTCAGCAAGCCTGCTTCGTTCTATGCAGCGACCAAGTCAGCCAACGAACTCATGGCTTACACCTACGCGCATCTGTATGGGCTGCCGGTAAGCGGGCTGCGCTTTTTTACCGTTTACGGCCCCTGGGGCCGACCGGACATGGCGCTGTTCAAGTTTACCCGGTCGATTCTCGACGGGCAGCCGATCGATATCTACAACAACGGCGCCATGTCTCGCGATTTCACCTACATCGATGACATCGTCGAGGGCATCTTTCGCCTGCAGGCGCTACCGCCCGCAGGCCGGGCGGAGGCGATCGACCAGGCGCCGGCACGGGTGATCAATATCGGTCGCGGGTCGCCGGTACGACTGCTCGATTTCGTCGACTATCTGGAAAAGGCTCTGGATCGGCCTGCGGTCAAGCGCTTCCTGCCACTGCAGCCAGGCGACATCCCCGAAACCTGCGCTGACGTCAGCGACATCGCCGAACTGACCGGTTGGCAGCCCAGCACCACTTTAGAACAGGGCCTGGCGGAATTCGTCGGCTGGTACCGGTCGTACTATGCAATCTGA
- a CDS encoding xanthine dehydrogenase family protein molybdopterin-binding subunit has protein sequence MNTATSPFGQPVSRVDGPLKVTGQAHYAGEFQVPDLLYGSVVNSTIARGRIVSIDASAAQAVPGVQLVLTHENRPPIASYDEPYEDEDAADGSPFRPLFNDRILYNGQPIALVVADNLELARYAGSLVQVQYQAEAHQTDLMAALEQDHAAPGELPAPRGDVDAALSAAEVRVDVQYSTPVEHHNPMEPHASTVHYLGDGALEIYDKTQGVQNCMHYLEGIFGMEGRIRVISPFVGGAFGSGLRPQYQLPLAVMAALKLKRSVRVTLKRQQMFTFGYRPRTVQRLSLGACADGTLQALTHQAIGQTSRFEDFTEHEVEWSGMLYQCPNVRLDYRLVPLDVYTPLDMRAPGAAIGVFALESAIDEMAYAVGMDPLAFRLKNYAERNQNEDKPFSSKALRECYEQGAERFGWYRRSQAPRSMRDGDKLIGWGMCTGVWEAMQMPASAKARIEPGGKLVVSSATADIGTGTYTVMTQIAAAAMGLPMDRVEFRLGDSSLSKAPLEGGSATVSSVGSAVQQACQALHQKLLDAAQQSPASPFTGVRVEDLEFSDGMMRANGRPDAVVALETILAVSGALEAEVDSGPGEERDAYSMATHSAVFVEVRVDETLGTVKVSRAVSAVAAGRVVNPKTAGNQIVGGLVWGIGMALHEETQIDHQLGRYMNHNLAEYHVPVNADIGELDVFFVEEHDEVVNALGSKGVGEIGIVGVAAAVANAVYHATGKRVRDLPITMDKLL, from the coding sequence ATGAACACTGCTACATCTCCCTTCGGCCAGCCAGTCAGCCGTGTCGACGGTCCGCTCAAGGTGACCGGCCAGGCGCACTACGCCGGCGAGTTTCAGGTGCCGGACCTGCTGTACGGCAGCGTAGTGAACAGCACCATCGCGCGCGGCCGGATCGTGTCGATCGATGCCAGCGCAGCGCAGGCGGTGCCGGGCGTGCAGCTGGTGCTGACACATGAAAACCGGCCTCCCATTGCCAGTTATGACGAGCCCTACGAGGACGAAGACGCGGCCGACGGCTCACCGTTTCGCCCGCTATTCAACGACCGCATCCTCTACAACGGTCAGCCGATTGCGCTGGTGGTGGCGGACAACCTCGAACTGGCCCGCTATGCGGGGAGCCTGGTGCAGGTGCAATACCAGGCCGAAGCGCATCAGACCGATCTCATGGCAGCCCTTGAACAGGATCACGCCGCACCGGGCGAGCTGCCCGCGCCGCGCGGAGATGTCGATGCGGCGCTGAGCGCTGCCGAGGTCCGCGTGGACGTGCAATACAGCACTCCGGTGGAACACCATAACCCCATGGAGCCACATGCTTCGACCGTGCATTACCTTGGCGACGGGGCGCTGGAGATTTACGACAAGACCCAGGGCGTGCAGAACTGCATGCATTACCTGGAAGGCATCTTTGGCATGGAAGGGCGCATACGGGTCATTTCGCCATTCGTTGGCGGCGCGTTCGGCTCGGGGTTGCGGCCGCAATACCAGCTGCCCCTTGCCGTGATGGCAGCTCTCAAGCTCAAGCGCTCGGTGCGGGTCACGCTCAAGCGGCAACAGATGTTTACCTTCGGCTACCGCCCGCGCACCGTTCAACGGTTGTCGCTCGGCGCGTGCGCTGACGGGACCTTGCAGGCCCTTACTCATCAGGCTATCGGCCAGACGTCGCGCTTCGAGGACTTCACCGAACACGAGGTCGAGTGGTCCGGCATGCTGTATCAATGCCCCAACGTCAGGCTGGACTACCGGCTGGTGCCGCTGGACGTATACACGCCGCTGGATATGCGCGCGCCCGGCGCCGCGATCGGCGTCTTCGCGCTGGAGTCGGCGATCGACGAAATGGCGTACGCGGTCGGTATGGACCCGCTTGCGTTTCGCTTGAAAAATTACGCAGAGCGTAATCAGAACGAAGACAAACCGTTCTCCAGCAAAGCCCTGCGCGAATGTTACGAGCAGGGTGCGGAACGCTTTGGCTGGTATCGCCGTTCGCAGGCCCCACGCAGCATGCGAGACGGCGACAAGCTGATCGGTTGGGGAATGTGCACCGGTGTCTGGGAAGCCATGCAGATGCCGGCCAGTGCCAAGGCGCGTATCGAACCCGGCGGCAAGCTGGTCGTCAGTAGCGCCACCGCCGACATCGGTACCGGGACCTATACGGTGATGACGCAAATAGCCGCCGCTGCGATGGGTCTGCCGATGGATCGGGTCGAATTCAGGCTCGGCGATTCGAGCCTGTCCAAGGCTCCGCTTGAAGGCGGGTCGGCTACCGTGTCCTCGGTCGGTAGTGCCGTGCAGCAGGCGTGTCAGGCACTGCACCAGAAATTGCTCGACGCAGCCCAGCAATCTCCGGCGTCACCGTTTACCGGCGTGCGGGTGGAGGATCTTGAATTCAGCGATGGCATGATGCGCGCCAACGGCAGACCGGATGCAGTCGTCGCGCTGGAAACGATCCTTGCTGTCAGCGGAGCCCTCGAGGCGGAAGTCGATTCAGGACCGGGCGAAGAGCGGGACGCGTATTCGATGGCCACGCATTCAGCGGTGTTCGTCGAGGTGCGGGTTGACGAGACGCTCGGCACCGTCAAGGTCAGCCGCGCCGTGAGTGCGGTGGCGGCAGGGCGGGTGGTCAATCCGAAGACGGCCGGCAACCAGATCGTCGGTGGTCTTGTCTGGGGTATCGGTATGGCACTGCACGAGGAAACTCAGATCGATCACCAGCTTGGCCGTTACATGAATCACAATCTCGCGGAATATCATGTGCCTGTGAACGCCGACATTGGTGAGCTCGACGTTTTCTTCGTCGAGGAGCATGACGAGGTGGTCAATGCGCTCGGTTCGAAAGGTGTCGGCGAAATCGGCATAGTCGGAGTCGCTGCGGCAGTCGCCAATGCCGTCTACCATGCGACTGGCAAGCGTGTACGCGACCTGCCCATCACAATGGACAAACTTCTCTAA
- a CDS encoding FAD binding domain-containing protein: MNPFSYARPQQVDEAIRLFQPDSRYIAGGTNLLDLMKENVERPTQLIDITRLPLRGIEETAEGGLLIGALVSNSDLAWHPAVEERYPLLSQAILAGASAQLRNMASTGGNLLQRTRCYYFYDSTTPCNKREPGSGCGAREGLNRMHAILGHSEHCIAVHPSDMCIALAALNATVHVQGPQGERRLPMSGFHRLPGDHPERDNNLLDGELITAVELPAEDYSSHSAYLKVRDRASYAFAIVSVAAALDFDGDTIRSARLALGGVAHKPWRDPQAEAALVGKKADESAFDAAADILLHGAVGFDHNTFKIDLARRAIVRALSDSAKGAAR; the protein is encoded by the coding sequence ATGAATCCCTTCAGCTACGCACGGCCGCAGCAGGTCGATGAAGCCATCCGCCTTTTCCAGCCAGACAGCCGTTACATCGCCGGCGGTACCAACCTGCTGGATCTGATGAAGGAGAACGTTGAGCGACCCACGCAGCTGATCGACATTACCCGGTTGCCGTTGCGGGGCATCGAGGAAACCGCAGAGGGCGGACTACTTATCGGAGCGCTGGTGAGCAACTCGGATCTCGCCTGGCACCCCGCGGTGGAAGAGCGTTATCCGCTGCTTTCACAAGCGATACTCGCCGGCGCCTCGGCTCAGCTACGCAATATGGCCAGCACCGGGGGCAACCTGCTTCAACGGACCCGCTGCTACTACTTCTACGACAGCACCACACCGTGCAACAAGCGCGAGCCGGGCAGCGGCTGCGGCGCACGCGAGGGGCTGAACCGCATGCACGCAATACTCGGACACAGCGAACACTGCATTGCCGTGCACCCATCTGACATGTGTATTGCACTCGCCGCGCTGAATGCCACGGTGCATGTGCAGGGTCCACAGGGCGAAAGGCGCCTGCCCATGAGCGGATTCCACCGGTTACCGGGTGACCACCCCGAACGCGACAACAATCTGCTCGATGGCGAGCTGATCACAGCGGTGGAGCTGCCTGCGGAAGATTATTCGAGCCACAGCGCCTACCTGAAAGTGCGCGATCGTGCCTCCTACGCGTTTGCGATTGTCTCGGTCGCCGCCGCGCTGGATTTCGATGGCGACACTATCCGCAGCGCCCGCCTGGCTCTGGGCGGCGTCGCGCACAAACCGTGGCGCGATCCGCAAGCCGAAGCAGCGCTGGTTGGAAAGAAAGCCGACGAGTCCGCTTTTGATGCCGCTGCCGATATTCTGTTGCACGGAGCAGTCGGCTTCGATCACAACACCTTCAAGATCGATCTTGCGCGCCGGGCCATCGTCCGCGCCTTGAGCGATTCAGCCAAAGGAGCCGCCCGATGA